In Haladaptatus cibarius D43, the sequence TTCGGTTATCGTCCACGGCACGCTCGCAACGCCGGTGATGGAGGAGCTATCTCGCCGAGGACGGGCCTGAAGGTTTCACCGTTTTACTGGCACGGTCGTACTGGCGCGAATCCACGCCCGTTGGTTATCGGGGTCGTAGAACATCGCGACGATTCCGTACTCGTCTTCGTATTCGCTATACTCGATGGTGTTCGGTTCGATGGTGTTTGGTTGTCGGTCGCTCATTCTCGGGTGTCTGTTGGTCGGGTACGATTCCACAGATCTCGACAGTGAGGACTACAAAACGGATACAGGTGGAACGAACCTGTGGCGTCCGTCTCGGCGAGCACCGGATGCCACGATTCGATTTCGATGGTGTCACCGCAGTTCGTACAGACGGATTCGTCGCCGGGGATTTCCGGGCCGTTTCCCGCTATACGCTGGTCGTTCATCGTCACTTGTCAGTGAGTTCGACCGTTCCGTCACTATGGACGTGGACGTTGTATCCGTCGAGCGAGAACTCGACGCGTCCGTCTCTCGTCCCGTGATGAAAGAGTCCATCGAGCGCGTCCGGGTCGATAACGTCGTATAGACAGGTTTCGA encodes:
- a CDS encoding DUF7331 family protein yields the protein MSDRQPNTIEPNTIEYSEYEDEYGIVAMFYDPDNQRAWIRASTTVPVKR
- a CDS encoding DUF7576 family protein — protein: MNDQRIAGNGPEIPGDESVCTNCGDTIEIESWHPVLAETDATGSFHLYPFCSPHCRDLWNRTRPTDTRE
- a CDS encoding HalOD1 output domain-containing protein — protein: MRTDVRQRPDDRGGERPSLAVLSAVMERAGYNDATEFETCLYDVIDPDALDGLFHHGTRDGRVEFSLDGYNVHVHSDGTVELTDK